In the Apteryx mantelli isolate bAptMan1 chromosome 1, bAptMan1.hap1, whole genome shotgun sequence genome, one interval contains:
- the C1H3orf52 gene encoding TPA-induced transmembrane protein, translating to MSYLLACFRNKDPHTAIEAMKRQNCDQEQEDIELQKEEVHGEENEADHNEPLNPQTAATKKNRDHWKSCSNVIFWKCKLWMLIAAIFIVLFLVILISLVLYSNVYTDEDDYWDPDALLHSGNYRNFSGKFKLKCGLPHLFSEDITKRLTDVYSSSPALGRYFRSAQVVYFSNESATVFYQLEFSVPPSTEGFMENTMNPEFIRNVLRQNIYDEEDTLHHGTSECTKLKLDPTSLTLT from the exons ATGAGTTATCTGCTTGCTTGCTTCAGAAACAAAGATCCTCACACAGCAATAGAAGCTATGAAAAGGCAAAACTGTGACCAGGAGCAGGAGGATATtgaattacaaaaagaagaggtTCATGGGGAGGAAAATGAGGCTGATCATAATGAGCCTCTAaatccacaaacagcagcaacaaaaaag AACAGAGATCATTGGAAATCATGCAGCAATGTCATTTTCTGGAAGTGTAAACTATGGATGCTTATAGCTGCAATTTTTATAGTGCTCTTCCTGGTAATTCTCATCAGCCTAGTTCTCTATTCTA ATGTTTACACAGATGAGGATGACTATTGGGATCCTGATGCACTACTACATAGTGGAAACTATCGCAATTTTTCTGGAAAATTCAAGTTAAAGTGTGGTCTTCCACACCTTTTCTCTGAAGACATCACTAAGAGG ttaACAGATGTCTACAGTTCGTCTCCAGCTCTGGGACGCTACTTTAGGTCAGCTCAAGTGGTTTATTTCAG taatgAAAGTGCTACTGTATTTTATCAGCTGGAGTTCTCTGTACCACCATCAACAGAGGGGTTTATGGAAAACACAATGAATCCAGAGTTTATAAGGAATGTTTTACGTCAAAATATTTACGATGAAGAAGATACTCTTCATCATGGGACATCCGAATGTACCAAGCTAAAGCTTGACCCAACTTCTCTTACATTAACAT AG